One genomic region from Phragmites australis chromosome 1, lpPhrAust1.1, whole genome shotgun sequence encodes:
- the LOC133905007 gene encoding beta-1,2-xylosyltransferase XYXT1-like isoform X1, with protein sequence MGGDPGKLMKSLKGAGQKYLGVGFLLGFFLVLLTYFTVSEQFAISAPNAIRRSSPGHAHPSPATSAVGEKRQQVPVIEEKPPKAEHAAEVKPPPVEEPHVETEEDQKPIIADASTAIGGDGSAEESAPAKKPACDIQGPWVSDVCEIDGDVRIHGSAHSVLIPPSIESGGNPNPQEWRILPYSRKHMANLNEVTVRELSSLADAPACEVRSPVPAMVFAMGGLTGNYWHDFSDIMIPLYLRAARFNGEVQLVVENIQPWYVGKYRTILRRLSRYEIVDMDKDDRVRCFPGAVVGIRMHKEFSIDPAREPVGHSMPEFTKFLRETFSLPRDVPVKLTGADGEDNEKVKPRLMIISRRHPRKLMNVADVVALAERVGFEVVIGDPPFNVDVGEFAKDVNAADVLMGVHGAGLTNSMFLPTGAVFIQVVPYGKMEHIGEVDFGVPAVDMRLKYIAYSAGMEESTLVDTLGRDHPAVKDPESIHRSGWGKVAEYYLGTQDIRLDLARFELVLRKAMQLLKE encoded by the exons ATGGGAGGTGACCCGGGGAAGCTCATGAAGAGCTTGAAGGGTGCAGGTCAGAAGTACCTTGGCGTGGGGTTCTTGCTCGGCTTCTTCCTGGTGCTCCTCACGTACTTCACCGTCTCCGAGCAGTTTGCGATCTCGGCGCCCAACG CTATTCGGAGGTCATCGCCGGGGCACGCGCACCCCTCGCCGGCCACCTCGGCCGTGGGAGAGAAGAGGCAGCAGGTCCCCGTCATAG AGGAGAAGCCACCCAAGGCGGAGCATGCAGCAGAAGTGAAGCCCCCACCCGTTGAAGAGCCCCACGTTGAAACAGAGGAGGACCAGAAGCCTATTATCGCTG ATGCTAGTACTGCCATTGGTGGCGATGGCAGCGCAGAGGAGAGCGctccggccaagaagccggcgTGCGACATCCAGGGACCGTGGGTCTCCGACGTCTGCGAAATCGACGGCGACGTGCGCATCCACGGCTCGGCGCATTCCGTCCTCATCCCGCCGTCCATCGAAAGCGGCGGCAACCCGAACCCGCAGGAGTGGCGCATCCTGCCCTACTCCCGGAAGCACATGGCCAACCTCAACGAGGTCACGGTGCGGGAGCTGTCCTCGTTAGCTGACGCGCCGGCGTGCGAGGTCCGGTCGCCCGTCCCGGCGATGGTGTTCGCCATGGGCGGCCTCACGGGCAACTACTGGCACGACTTCAGCGACATCATGATCCCGCTGTACCTCCGGGCGGCGCGGTTCAACGGCGAGGTGCAGCTCGTCGTGGAGAACATCCAGCCATGGTACGTCGGCAAGTACCGGACCATCCTGCGACGGCTGTCGCGGTACGAGATCGTGGACATGGACAAGGACGACCGGGTGCGGTGCTTCCCGGGCGCGGTGGTGGGGATCCGCATGCACAAGGAGTTCAGCATAGACCCGGCGCGCGAGCCCGTCGGACACTCCATGCCGGAGTTCACCAAGTTCCTCCGCGAGACCTTCTCCCTCCCGCGCGACGTGCCGGTGAAGCTCACAGGCGCCGACGGAGAGGACAATGAGAAGGTGAAGCCTCGGTTGATGATCATCTCGCGGCGCCACCCGCGGAAGCTGATGAACGTGGCGGACGTGGTGGCGCTGGCGGAGCGTGTCGGGTTCGAGGTGGTGATCGGCGACCCACCGTTCAACGTGGACGTGGGCGAGTTCGCCAAGGATGTGAACGCCGCGGACGTGCTGATGGGCGTGCACGGCGCGGGGCTGACCAACTCGATGTTCCTGCCAACGGGAGCGGTGTTCATCCAGGTGGTGCCGTACGGCAAGATGGAGCACATCGGGGAGGTGGACTTCGGCGTCCCGGCGGTGGACATGCGGCTCAAGTACATCGCCTACTCCGCCGGCATGGAGGAGAGCACGCTGGTGGATACGCTTGGCCGCGACCACCCGGCGGTGAAGGACCCGGAGTCCATCCACCGGAGCGGGTGGGGGAAGGTGGCCGAGTACTACCTCGGCACGCAGGACATCAGGCTCGACCTCGCGCGATTCGAGCTTGTGCTCCGCAAGGCCATGCAGCTCCTCAAGGAGTAA
- the LOC133905007 gene encoding beta-1,2-xylosyltransferase XYXT1-like isoform X2, with protein MSAAIRRSSPGHAHPSPATSAVGEKRQQVPVIEEKPPKAEHAAEVKPPPVEEPHVETEEDQKPIIADASTAIGGDGSAEESAPAKKPACDIQGPWVSDVCEIDGDVRIHGSAHSVLIPPSIESGGNPNPQEWRILPYSRKHMANLNEVTVRELSSLADAPACEVRSPVPAMVFAMGGLTGNYWHDFSDIMIPLYLRAARFNGEVQLVVENIQPWYVGKYRTILRRLSRYEIVDMDKDDRVRCFPGAVVGIRMHKEFSIDPAREPVGHSMPEFTKFLRETFSLPRDVPVKLTGADGEDNEKVKPRLMIISRRHPRKLMNVADVVALAERVGFEVVIGDPPFNVDVGEFAKDVNAADVLMGVHGAGLTNSMFLPTGAVFIQVVPYGKMEHIGEVDFGVPAVDMRLKYIAYSAGMEESTLVDTLGRDHPAVKDPESIHRSGWGKVAEYYLGTQDIRLDLARFELVLRKAMQLLKE; from the exons ATGTCTGCAGCTATTCGGAGGTCATCGCCGGGGCACGCGCACCCCTCGCCGGCCACCTCGGCCGTGGGAGAGAAGAGGCAGCAGGTCCCCGTCATAG AGGAGAAGCCACCCAAGGCGGAGCATGCAGCAGAAGTGAAGCCCCCACCCGTTGAAGAGCCCCACGTTGAAACAGAGGAGGACCAGAAGCCTATTATCGCTG ATGCTAGTACTGCCATTGGTGGCGATGGCAGCGCAGAGGAGAGCGctccggccaagaagccggcgTGCGACATCCAGGGACCGTGGGTCTCCGACGTCTGCGAAATCGACGGCGACGTGCGCATCCACGGCTCGGCGCATTCCGTCCTCATCCCGCCGTCCATCGAAAGCGGCGGCAACCCGAACCCGCAGGAGTGGCGCATCCTGCCCTACTCCCGGAAGCACATGGCCAACCTCAACGAGGTCACGGTGCGGGAGCTGTCCTCGTTAGCTGACGCGCCGGCGTGCGAGGTCCGGTCGCCCGTCCCGGCGATGGTGTTCGCCATGGGCGGCCTCACGGGCAACTACTGGCACGACTTCAGCGACATCATGATCCCGCTGTACCTCCGGGCGGCGCGGTTCAACGGCGAGGTGCAGCTCGTCGTGGAGAACATCCAGCCATGGTACGTCGGCAAGTACCGGACCATCCTGCGACGGCTGTCGCGGTACGAGATCGTGGACATGGACAAGGACGACCGGGTGCGGTGCTTCCCGGGCGCGGTGGTGGGGATCCGCATGCACAAGGAGTTCAGCATAGACCCGGCGCGCGAGCCCGTCGGACACTCCATGCCGGAGTTCACCAAGTTCCTCCGCGAGACCTTCTCCCTCCCGCGCGACGTGCCGGTGAAGCTCACAGGCGCCGACGGAGAGGACAATGAGAAGGTGAAGCCTCGGTTGATGATCATCTCGCGGCGCCACCCGCGGAAGCTGATGAACGTGGCGGACGTGGTGGCGCTGGCGGAGCGTGTCGGGTTCGAGGTGGTGATCGGCGACCCACCGTTCAACGTGGACGTGGGCGAGTTCGCCAAGGATGTGAACGCCGCGGACGTGCTGATGGGCGTGCACGGCGCGGGGCTGACCAACTCGATGTTCCTGCCAACGGGAGCGGTGTTCATCCAGGTGGTGCCGTACGGCAAGATGGAGCACATCGGGGAGGTGGACTTCGGCGTCCCGGCGGTGGACATGCGGCTCAAGTACATCGCCTACTCCGCCGGCATGGAGGAGAGCACGCTGGTGGATACGCTTGGCCGCGACCACCCGGCGGTGAAGGACCCGGAGTCCATCCACCGGAGCGGGTGGGGGAAGGTGGCCGAGTACTACCTCGGCACGCAGGACATCAGGCTCGACCTCGCGCGATTCGAGCTTGTGCTCCGCAAGGCCATGCAGCTCCTCAAGGAGTAA
- the LOC133905148 gene encoding beta-1,2-xylosyltransferease XAX1-like, with the protein MAFLVQHGTSRAIAAKAAARERKPRHSARAAAKNPAKLEPGQLALIRLLLAACLLAPVVCICVDKLLSVLSSRVSSGNGVHLIQGDLVSSVDAEGVGAVSSWQASISLDVPQGPSAPVLPRADVDPFRSSQESDTEVKKYTAKNRTDLENKSGIEEQTTSSVKSNSHPEDSFRKSRQSEVTDIEVPKLKSKIYCDDKSKDEGFPYARPIVCQMYGDVRVTPGSSSVALTMPMQQSEEGRRIRPYARQDDSLLPLVREVVIRAAASENDAPNCSVSHDVPTVIFSIGGYTGNFFHDMSDVLIPLYLTSFQFKGRVKFFITNYKHWWIQKYKPMLRRLSRYDIIDFDSNKDVHCFQHVILGLVRDRDLILRRHPTRNPKGYSMLDFTRFLRHSYGLRRDRPLVLGEQPGKIPRMLIISRRGTRKLLNLRQVAAISRALGFDVIISEASGNLKRFATTVNSCDVLLAVHGAGLTNQVFLPAQAVVIQIVPWGKMDWMATNFYGEPARGMNLNYLEYYISEEESSLVQRYPRDHMVFKDPMAIHGQGWNALAEVVMTQDVRLNLRRFRPTLLQALDLLQV; encoded by the exons ATGGCGTTCCTGGTGCAGCACGGCACGAGCAGAGCCATCGCCGCGAAGGCCGCCGCGAGGGAGAGGAAGCCGAGGCACAGCGCGAGGGCCGCGGCCAAGAACCCGGCCAAGCTGGAGCCCGGCCAGCTCGCCCTCATCAGGCTGCTGCTCGCGGCATGCCTCCTTGCCCCGGTGGTCTGCATCTGCGTGGACAAGCTCCTCTCTGTGTTGTCGTCACGGGTCTCGT CTGGCAATGGAGTTCATCTGATACAAGGGGACCTTGTTAGCTCTGTTGATGCTGAAG GGGTTGGAGCTGTGAGTTCTTGGCAGGCCAGTATCAGTTTGGATGTACCTCAAGGGCCTAGTGCTCCAGTTCTTCCCAGAGCTGATGTTGATCCTTTCAGAAGTTCACAAGAATCAG ATACTGAAGTTAAAAAGTACACTGCCAAGAATAGAACAGATTTGGAGAATAAATCAGGAATTGAGGAGCAGACTACATCCTCTGTGAAGTCTAATTCCCATCCTGAAGACTCTTTCAGGAAATCTCGACAATCAG AAGTTACAGATATTGAAGTTCCAAAGCTTAAGAGTAAGATATATTGTGATGACAAGAGTAAAGATGAGGGATTCCCTTACGCCAGGCCAATCGTCTGCCAGATGTATGGTGATGTGAGAGTTACTCCAGGAAGTTCATCAGTTGCTCTTACTATGCCAATGCAGCAAAGCGAGGAAGGGCGACGGATTAGGCCGTATGCTCGCCAGGATGATTCCTTGCTACCGCTTGTTAGAGAAGTGGTCATCAGAGCAGCTGCAAGTGAAAATGATGCTCCCAATTGCAGCGTCAGCCATGATGTCCCGACAGTTATCTTCTCGATTGGTGGCTATACTGGAAACTTCTTCCACGACATGTCAGATGTCCTGATCCCGCTATATCTAACATCCTTTCAGTTCAAAGGTCGGGTAAAGTTCTTCATTACCAACTACAAGCACTGGTGGATTCAGAAATACAAGCCGATGCTACGGAGGCTATCGCGTTACGACATAATTGATTTCGACTCTAACAAGGATGTCCACTGCTTTCAGCATGTAATTCTTGGCCTGGTGAGAGATAGGGACCTCATTCTTCGCCGGCATCCCACGAGAAACCCTAAGGGGTACTCAATGCTTGACTTCACAAGATTCTTGCGCCACTCTTATGGTCTTAGAAGGGACAGGCCATTGGTCCTTGGTGAGCAGCCTGGCAAGATACCAAGAATGCTGATCATATCAAGGCGAGGCACAAGGAAGCTCCTGAACCTTCGTCAAGTGGCAGCCATATCAAGGGCGCTAGGATTCGATGTGATCATCTCTGAGGCCAGTGGCAACCTGAAGAGGTTTGCGACGACCGTGAACTCGTGTGACGTGCTTCTAGCAGTCCATGGTGCTGGCCTCACCAACCAAGTGTTCCTCCCGGCACAGGCGGTGGTGATCCAGATAGTCCCATGGGGGAAGATGGACTGGATGGCCACCAACTTCTACGGGGAGCCGGCGCGTGGCATGAACCTGAATTACCTTGAGTACTACATCTCAGAGGAAGAGAGCAGCCTGGTTCAGAGGTACCCAAGAGACCACATGGTGTTCAAGGACCCCATGGCAATCCATGGTCAAGGATGGAATGCATTGGCAGAAGTTGTTATGACACAGGATGTGAGGCTCAATCTGAGAAGATTCAGGCCTACACTTTTGCAGGCTCTGGACCTTCTTCAGGTGTAG